A region from the Gemmatimonadota bacterium genome encodes:
- a CDS encoding NAD(P)H-dependent oxidoreductase subunit E, which translates to MSHGPSASGGAIIKAGHQPHGEPYTPVFVGEMKARLEDLLSRYPTRQAGLLPALWMVQEAKGWVSEEGMAEVATALGVTPAYVKGVVTFYTMYHQHPVGKYFIQVCTTSPCHVCGAEDVVKAFLDKTGCGELGVTSPDGRYTVIEVECLGACGFATPVMVNADFLESVTPDRVPEVLTRYA; encoded by the coding sequence ATGAGCCACGGCCCCTCCGCCTCCGGCGGCGCCATCATCAAGGCCGGCCACCAGCCCCACGGCGAGCCCTACACCCCCGTCTTCGTCGGGGAGATGAAGGCCCGCCTCGAGGACCTCCTCTCCCGCTACCCCACGCGCCAGGCCGGGCTCCTGCCCGCCCTCTGGATGGTGCAGGAAGCCAAGGGCTGGGTCAGCGAGGAAGGGATGGCCGAAGTCGCCACCGCGCTCGGCGTCACCCCCGCCTACGTCAAGGGCGTGGTGACCTTTTACACCATGTACCACCAGCACCCCGTCGGGAAGTACTTCATCCAGGTCTGCACCACGTCGCCGTGCCATGTCTGCGGCGCCGAGGATGTCGTCAAGGCCTTCCTCGACAAGACCGGCTGCGGGGAGTTGGGGGTCACCTCGCCCGATGGCCGGTACACGGTGATCGAGGTCGAGTGCCTCGGTGCCTGTGGCTTTGCCACCCCGGTCATGGTCAATGCCGACTTCCTTGAGTCGGTCACCCCGGACCGCGTTCCCGAGGTGCTGACCCGCTATGCCTAA
- the nuoD gene encoding NADH dehydrogenase (quinone) subunit D: MEGEHMLINLGPQHPATHGVLRLVLELDGETVVRCIPHVGYLHCGFEKIGEYRQYNQIIPWTDREDYLNSPGNNVAFALGAERLFGIEITPRCTVLRVIAMELSRIISHLVWLGTTCIDIGAFTPFLWAFQERERVYNLLEAWIGARLTTSLTRVGGMAADIPDGWMDQLNEFIKTFPKTIAEVDKMVTRNGIWVGRTIGIGALSAEEAVNYGLSGPMVRAAGVAYDVRKDFPYLDYETYDFEVPVGSAGDVYDRFLVRMEELRQSVRILEQAAKRLPDGPVNVDDARVILPPKSKATSEMESMIHHFKQVMEGPRPPVGEAYVAVESPKGEKGYYMVSDGTSKPVRWRIRPPSYVNLSAIPRMVEGHLLSDVIAINASIDIVMGEIDR; encoded by the coding sequence ATGGAAGGCGAGCACATGCTCATCAACCTCGGGCCGCAGCACCCAGCGACCCACGGGGTGCTCCGCCTGGTGCTCGAACTCGATGGCGAGACCGTGGTCCGCTGTATTCCGCATGTGGGCTACCTGCACTGCGGCTTCGAAAAGATCGGGGAGTACCGGCAGTACAACCAGATCATCCCGTGGACGGATCGCGAGGACTACCTGAATTCCCCGGGGAACAACGTCGCCTTCGCACTGGGCGCGGAGCGGTTGTTCGGGATTGAGATCACCCCGCGCTGTACGGTGCTCCGAGTGATCGCGATGGAACTGTCGCGGATCATCTCGCACCTCGTCTGGCTGGGGACCACCTGTATCGATATCGGGGCCTTCACGCCGTTCCTCTGGGCATTTCAGGAACGCGAACGGGTGTACAACCTGCTGGAAGCGTGGATCGGCGCCAGACTCACGACCTCGCTGACGCGGGTCGGTGGGATGGCGGCCGACATTCCCGACGGCTGGATGGACCAGCTGAACGAGTTCATCAAGACCTTCCCGAAGACCATCGCCGAAGTCGACAAGATGGTGACGCGGAATGGCATTTGGGTGGGCCGAACGATCGGGATCGGGGCGCTGTCGGCGGAGGAGGCGGTGAACTACGGCCTCTCCGGTCCCATGGTCCGCGCGGCGGGCGTCGCCTACGACGTGCGCAAGGACTTCCCGTACCTCGACTACGAGACGTACGACTTCGAGGTCCCGGTGGGGAGCGCGGGTGACGTGTATGATCGCTTCCTCGTGCGCATGGAAGAGCTGCGCCAGTCGGTGCGGATCCTGGAACAGGCAGCGAAGCGTTTGCCTGACGGCCCGGTCAACGTGGACGACGCGCGGGTGATCCTCCCGCCCAAGTCGAAGGCCACGAGCGAAATGGAGTCGATGATCCACCACTTCAAGCAAGTGATGGAAGGCCCGCGCCCCCCGGTAGGTGAGGCCTATGTGGCGGTGGAGAGCCCGAAGGGCGAGAAAGGCTACTACATGGTGTCCGACGGAACGTCCAAGCCGGTGCGCTGGCGTATCCGTCCCCCCTCGTACGTCAACCTGTCGGCAATCCCGCGCATGGTCGAGGGCCACCTGCTCTCGGACGTGATCGCGATCAATGCCAGCATCGATATCGTGATGGGAGAGATCGACCGATGA
- a CDS encoding NADH-quinone oxidoreductase subunit C encodes MNPSVARLREKFGAAIVRAEVTWGETTVFIAPAAAAAIIQHLHDDAAEQYDYLSDVTAVEYRDLEQPLEVVWHLRSLPFRRFLRIKAQLPKGQPLRIASVWPIYKGADWLERECYDMFGIVFEGHPDLRRILLWEQYKEGHPLRKDFPLRGRFSRAEQLRQALAANPEARYSMEELTIADAFEDLPGDMRQRLNSGERTGE; translated from the coding sequence ATGAACCCGAGCGTCGCGCGGCTTCGTGAGAAATTCGGTGCGGCCATCGTGCGCGCCGAGGTCACCTGGGGTGAGACCACGGTGTTCATCGCACCGGCGGCAGCGGCAGCGATCATCCAGCACCTCCACGACGACGCGGCCGAGCAATACGACTACCTCTCGGATGTGACCGCCGTCGAGTACCGCGACCTGGAGCAGCCACTGGAGGTGGTCTGGCACCTGCGGTCGCTCCCGTTCCGCCGGTTCCTGCGGATCAAGGCGCAGCTCCCCAAGGGGCAGCCGCTGCGGATCGCTAGTGTGTGGCCGATCTACAAGGGGGCGGACTGGCTCGAACGCGAGTGCTACGACATGTTCGGCATCGTCTTTGAGGGGCACCCCGACCTGCGTCGCATCCTGCTGTGGGAGCAGTACAAGGAAGGACACCCGCTCCGGAAAGACTTCCCGCTCCGCGGCCGGTTCTCCCGCGCCGAACAGTTGCGCCAGGCACTGGCCGCGAATCCCGAGGCCCGCTACTCGATGGAAGAGCTGACCATCGCTGACGCGTTTGAGGACCTGCCCGGCGACATGCGGCAGCGCCTGAACAGCGGCGAACGGACGGGGGAGTAA